A stretch of the Marivirga tractuosa DSM 4126 genome encodes the following:
- a CDS encoding O-methyltransferase translates to MVKNFSFVKRLLWYLRNPNHWNHFFFAIKRRFRWLIVGREKFDKSIEAEKWCKEMKIADDEIIRNTTNSDSVALPSDLVNYIEEKKKDLNSADVVLGDEGNLHLMYNLIVLSKANRIIETGVAFGWSSLVILSAIKNSNGRLVSTDKPVPDKETNRYIGIAVPNDLRENWVLYKEADISGLEKAFKLHPSYDLCHYDSDKSYEGRMRTYPKLWKSLKPGGIFISDDIGDNMAFKEFAEDIGKKPYVSHSITSAGDRYVGILVKDSI, encoded by the coding sequence ATGGTTAAGAATTTTTCGTTTGTCAAGAGGCTTTTATGGTATTTAAGGAATCCTAATCACTGGAATCATTTCTTTTTTGCAATCAAAAGAAGATTTCGTTGGTTAATAGTTGGTAGAGAAAAATTTGATAAAAGTATTGAAGCTGAAAAGTGGTGTAAAGAAATGAAGATAGCCGATGATGAAATAATTAGAAATACGACAAATAGTGATTCTGTGGCTTTGCCATCTGATTTAGTGAATTACATAGAAGAAAAGAAGAAAGATCTAAATAGCGCTGATGTAGTGTTAGGGGATGAAGGTAATTTACACTTAATGTACAATTTGATTGTCTTATCTAAGGCTAATAGAATCATTGAAACCGGAGTTGCCTTTGGTTGGTCTTCTTTAGTTATTCTTTCTGCAATTAAAAATAGTAATGGTAGATTAGTCAGTACAGATAAACCTGTGCCGGATAAAGAGACAAATCGATATATTGGGATTGCAGTTCCGAATGATCTGAGAGAAAATTGGGTTTTATACAAAGAAGCTGATATCTCAGGGCTTGAAAAGGCTTTTAAGTTACACCCATCCTATGATCTTTGTCATTATGATAGCGATAAATCATATGAAGGTAGAATGAGAACCTACCCCAAACTCTGGAAAAGCCTAAAGCCGGGAGGTATTTTTATTTCTGATGATATAGGGGACAATATGGCGTTTAAGGAATTTGCCGAAGATATTGGAAAAAAACCTTATGTTTCTCACTCGATTACTTCAGCTGGAGACCGATATGTTGGCATACTAGTTAAAGATAGTATTTAA
- a CDS encoding O-antigen polymerase, translating to MNKKLNVFIEIPVLVKFLIVLYFVVFVLTENLLQLAHEKEPSVAIITIVILNILTGALGIFPFFLRGFGLLHLLIFPDLIGLFKGFAKNPVGFFELSYENGVILNTTSAGYIPPYSLIDLNLQSTFLTFIWIIFVYVGYFYSNPQLSLQLKGIAKTASQKRFYLLSLVAVIVIMVFFYSVGGVTSWISTWGLAGGRDKAAEGLGPIMRLLKVAYFIPLIWYLLKGTKVFRNPVFLLILLLTISVGFFSTGSRSSVITVILAFFVVYMIKTHKIPKVVPVISFFVAVFLFGLLGQIRSESTYNQGRFAWENIEFDIKENIEDAGQEAEAWAGLGTSIAIYDKVPDEIDYLYGKSYVAFIMFWIPRAIWSDKPHSAGYYTGREIFNSGGGVPPPPNAEAFWNFGYLGVIIIAFVQGVLSKLIVNTFRQYYFVPGVVIFYVFILISGFSMSTLVLTALLQSSIFIFLVLKYLRLI from the coding sequence TTGAATAAAAAACTGAACGTTTTCATTGAAATACCAGTTCTGGTTAAATTTTTAATAGTACTATACTTTGTAGTGTTTGTACTAACTGAAAATCTATTGCAATTGGCACATGAAAAGGAACCTAGTGTTGCCATTATTACTATAGTAATTTTGAATATACTAACTGGCGCTTTAGGTATATTTCCTTTCTTTCTCCGCGGTTTTGGTTTACTACATCTGCTTATCTTCCCGGATTTAATAGGGTTATTTAAAGGATTTGCCAAAAACCCAGTTGGCTTTTTTGAATTAAGCTACGAGAATGGCGTGATTCTTAACACTACAAGTGCTGGCTATATTCCACCGTATTCACTGATTGACCTTAACCTACAATCTACCTTTTTAACATTCATTTGGATAATTTTTGTTTATGTTGGTTATTTCTATTCTAATCCACAGCTAAGTTTGCAGCTAAAAGGTATTGCTAAAACAGCGTCACAAAAGAGATTCTACTTATTGTCATTAGTTGCTGTTATCGTAATCATGGTATTCTTTTATAGCGTAGGAGGCGTCACGAGTTGGATTTCAACTTGGGGTTTGGCTGGAGGCAGAGATAAAGCAGCTGAAGGATTAGGTCCCATAATGAGATTGCTTAAGGTTGCTTATTTTATTCCACTAATTTGGTATTTGCTGAAAGGAACTAAAGTCTTTAGAAATCCTGTTTTTTTGCTGATTTTACTCCTGACAATTTCCGTTGGTTTTTTCTCTACTGGTTCTAGGTCATCTGTTATTACTGTCATTTTAGCATTCTTTGTGGTGTATATGATAAAAACGCATAAAATTCCAAAAGTAGTACCTGTCATCAGTTTTTTTGTAGCAGTGTTTTTATTTGGTCTTTTAGGTCAGATAAGGTCTGAATCAACCTATAATCAAGGTCGATTTGCATGGGAGAATATTGAGTTCGATATTAAAGAAAACATAGAGGATGCTGGCCAGGAAGCTGAAGCATGGGCAGGTTTGGGTACTTCAATAGCTATTTATGATAAGGTTCCAGATGAAATAGATTATTTGTATGGGAAGAGTTATGTAGCTTTTATCATGTTTTGGATCCCTCGTGCAATATGGTCTGATAAACCACACAGTGCTGGATATTATACAGGGAGAGAAATTTTTAATAGTGGGGGAGGCGTACCCCCTCCTCCTAATGCGGAAGCTTTTTGGAATTTCGGATATTTAGGAGTGATAATTATAGCCTTTGTGCAAGGTGTATTATCCAAACTTATCGTAAATACTTTTAGGCAGTATTATTTTGTGCCGGGTGTCGTTATATTTTATGTTTTTATATTGATTTCAGGCTTTAGTATGTCTACATTGGTGCTAACTGCACTATTACAGAGCTCTATTTTTATTTTTCTCGTATTGAAATATTTAAGACTGATTTAA
- a CDS encoding glycosyltransferase family 4 protein — protein sequence MNEKRILYVFYQTPNQANGGVNSLWEVIQGLQEYQPVLLTNRASDITRKAKSRGLKVYLFKQNENFGLFNRLFNLILFQFIMLKVFLSHNIKVTHFNDILVLLNGVFLSKLFQKRILFNIRAVKEPNQVYSLKWKIVDLCDYIVSLSCEMKNELLTRLPVKNQNSLKKKSSVIYSIVDLDKFKPASNSVKNKLACEFNFDENQLNLVYPAAFKEVKNQKEFITESLEFVKKNNVHIHFVGDFNEYATQCEEIVSKNKADNHYTFHGFKKDIHEFYYAADLVILASKREGMARCMIESIACGKPFVSFNVTSAKEILEKNRCGLVAKQGDYRSFFDKVLELSSNTKMYQEYAANGRVLAVGKFDKIHNIEQYKSIYFS from the coding sequence ATGAATGAAAAGAGGATTTTATATGTTTTTTATCAAACTCCAAATCAGGCCAATGGTGGAGTAAATAGTTTATGGGAAGTGATTCAAGGACTTCAAGAATATCAGCCAGTTCTATTGACGAATAGGGCTTCTGATATTACCCGAAAAGCAAAATCAAGAGGCCTAAAAGTTTACCTTTTCAAGCAAAACGAAAATTTCGGTCTATTTAATAGACTATTTAATTTGATTCTTTTTCAATTCATTATGCTTAAGGTCTTTTTGAGCCATAATATTAAAGTCACACATTTTAATGATATTTTGGTTTTATTAAATGGAGTCTTTTTATCAAAATTGTTTCAAAAAAGAATTTTATTTAATATTAGAGCAGTAAAAGAGCCAAACCAAGTTTACAGTCTTAAATGGAAAATTGTAGATCTTTGTGATTATATAGTTTCTCTTTCATGTGAAATGAAAAATGAACTTTTAACTCGGCTACCTGTGAAAAATCAAAATAGTCTAAAGAAGAAGTCAAGTGTAATTTACAGTATTGTAGATTTAGATAAATTTAAACCAGCTAGTAATAGTGTGAAAAATAAACTAGCCTGCGAATTTAATTTTGATGAAAATCAATTAAATCTAGTTTACCCAGCAGCTTTTAAAGAAGTGAAGAATCAAAAGGAATTCATAACCGAATCACTTGAATTTGTAAAAAAGAATAATGTTCATATTCATTTTGTTGGTGACTTTAATGAATATGCTACGCAATGTGAGGAAATTGTAAGCAAAAATAAGGCAGACAATCATTATACTTTTCATGGCTTTAAAAAAGATATTCATGAATTTTACTATGCTGCTGATTTGGTGATCTTAGCCTCCAAAAGAGAAGGTATGGCGAGGTGTATGATTGAAAGCATAGCATGTGGCAAACCTTTTGTTTCTTTCAATGTAACTAGTGCCAAAGAAATTTTAGAAAAAAATCGATGTGGGTTGGTTGCTAAACAAGGTGACTACCGATCTTTCTTTGATAAAGTTTTGGAACTATCTTCCAATACCAAAATGTATCAAGAATATGCAGCAAATGGTAGAGTGCTTGCAGTAGGGAAATTTGATAAAATTCATAATATTGAACAATATAAATCAATTTATTTCTCTTGA